The stretch of DNA TTCCACTCCAATCAACAGAATATAGAAATCTGCAATGTTCTTTAACACAGCCAATATTAATAATGAAACATGTGCCCTAATTTATCATGCTTTGTCCGTAAATAATTGGCGTTTTCTTTTCTCATTTCCATTTGCAGTGGCACCCGCTCAATTACCTCGAGGTCGTAGCCCTTCAAACCTTTTATTTTTCGGGGATTGTTCGTTAACAGCATCATTTTCTTAATGCCTAAATCTTTTAAGATTTGGGCACCGATGCCGTATTCCCTTAAATCAGCTCCAAAGCCCAGCTTTTCATTCGCTTCAACGGTATCATAGCCTTCTTCTTGCAGCTTATACGCTCTCATTTTATTTAACAGACCGATTCCGCGTCCTTCCTGGCGCATGTACAAAAGAACGCCATTTCCCGCTTGATTGATTTGACTTAAGGCTGCATGAAGCTGTGGCCCGCAATCACAGCGGTAGGAACCAAAAACATCCCCTGTTAAACATTCTGAATGAACCCTGACAAGAACAGGCGTTTCAGGGTCGATTTCACCCTTCACTAATGCAACATGTTCTTTATCATCAACAAGATTGGAATACCCCACAGCTTTAAAGGTGCCAAATTCTGTAGGCAAATTGATTTCCACCTCACGTTTGACCAAGTTATCCTTTTTGTTTCGATATTCAATCAAGTCTTTAATGGTAATCATTTTTACATTAAGCTCATCCGCTATTTTTCTAAGCTGAGGAACTCGAGCCATAGTTCCATCTTCATTCATGATTTCACAAATGACCCCAGCAGGCTTGGAGCCGCACAATCTAGCTAAATCTACAGCTGCCTCTGTGTGTCCTGTACGTCGCAACACTCCACCTTTTTTTGCGATTAACGGGAAGATATGACCGGGTCTTTTAAAATCACTTGCTTTTGCTTCAGGATCAAGCATGCTCAAGACAGTGGCTGACCGTTCATATGCGGAAATACCTGTCGTTGAAAACTTATGATCAATACTGACTGTAAAGGCGGTTCCGTGAGGATCTGTGTTTTTCGATACCA from Bacillus sp. SLBN-46 encodes:
- a CDS encoding bifunctional 3,4-dihydroxy-2-butanone-4-phosphate synthase/GTP cyclohydrolase II, yielding MFNTIEEALSDLKEGKVIIVCDDEDRENEGDFIALAEKTTPSVINFMVTHGRGLVCVPIEEELAQKLDLMPMVSKNTDPHGTAFTVSIDHKFSTTGISAYERSATVLSMLDPEAKASDFKRPGHIFPLIAKKGGVLRRTGHTEAAVDLARLCGSKPAGVICEIMNEDGTMARVPQLRKIADELNVKMITIKDLIEYRNKKDNLVKREVEINLPTEFGTFKAVGYSNLVDDKEHVALVKGEIDPETPVLVRVHSECLTGDVFGSYRCDCGPQLHAALSQINQAGNGVLLYMRQEGRGIGLLNKMRAYKLQEEGYDTVEANEKLGFGADLREYGIGAQILKDLGIKKMMLLTNNPRKIKGLKGYDLEVIERVPLQMEMRKENANYLRTKHDKLGHMFHY